One Takifugu rubripes chromosome 19, fTakRub1.2, whole genome shotgun sequence genomic window carries:
- the ssu72 gene encoding RNA polymerase II subunit A C-terminal domain phosphatase SSU72, producing the protein MPSHPLRVAVVCSSNQNRSMEAHNILSKRGFDVRSFGTGSHVKLPGPTPDKPNVYDFKTTYVQMYNDLVRKDKELYTQNGILHMLDRNKRIKTKPERFQNCKDRFDLVITCEERVYDQVVEDLNSREQETLQPVHVINVDIQDNHEEATLGAFLICELCQCIQHTEDMENEIEELLQEFEEKSNRPFLHTVCFY; encoded by the exons ATGCCGAGCCACCCGCTGCGTGTAGCGGTTGTGTGCTCTAGCAACCAGAACCGCAGTATGGAAGCGCACAATATTCTCAG CAAACGTGGATTTGACGTACGATCATTTGGGACGGGGTCTCATGTGAAGCTACCTGgtccgaccccggataagccaAATGTGTATGACTTCAAAACAACATATGTACAGATGTACAACGACTTGGTCCGCAAGGACAAGGAACT ATACACACAGAACGGCATTTTGCACATGCTGGACCGCAACAAACGCATTAAAACAAAGCCTGAGCGCTTTCAAAACTGCAAGGACAGGTTCGACCTGGTCATCACCTGTGAAGAGAGAGTCTATGACCAAGTGGTGGAGG ATCTGAATTCAAGAGAGCAGGAGACTCTGCAGCCTGTTCACGTCATCAATGTAGATATTCAGGATAACCATGAGGAGGCCACGCTGGGCGCCTTCCTCATCTGTGagctgtgtcagtgt ATCCAGCACACAGAAGACATGGAGAACGAAATAGAGGAGCTCCTCCAAGAGTTCGAGGAGAAGAGTAACAGGCCTTTCCTTCACACCGTCTGCTTCTACTGA
- the sdhb gene encoding succinate dehydrogenase [ubiquinone] iron-sulfur subunit, mitochondrial: MSGAGFTSLSRCAVLAFRSTTGPVAVRYAQTAAAPAAQPRIKKFQVYRWDPDTPGDKPRMQTYDIDLNTCGPMVLDALIKIKNEIDSTLTFRRSCREGICGSCAMNINGGNTLACLNKIDTNTSKPTKIYPLPHMYVVKDLVPDMSNFYAQYKSIEPYLKKKDEANEGKEQYLQSVQDRQKLDGLYECILCACCSTSCPSYWWNGDKYLGPAVLMQAYRWMIDSRDDFTEERLSKLQDPFSLYRCHTIMNCTKTCPKGLNPGKAIAEIKKMMATYKEKKAATA; encoded by the exons ATGTCGGGAGCTGGCTTCACGTCCTTGAGCCGCTGTGCTGTTTTGGCGTTCCGCTCCACCACAGGGCCTGTG GCAGTGCGATATgcccagacagcagcagctccggcagCACAGCCACGAATAAAGAAGTTTCAGGTGTACAGGTGGGACCCAGACACTCCAGGGGACAAACCTCGCATGCAGACATACGACATCGACCTCAACAC TTGTGGACCAATGGTTCTCGATGCTCTgatcaaaatcaaaaatgagATCGATTCGACTCTGACCTTTCGCCGCTCCTGCAGAGAGG GTATTTGTGGGTCGTGTGCAATGAACATTAACGGAGGCAATACGCTTGCCTGTCTGAACAAGATTGACACCAACACCAGCAAACCAACCAAGATCTACCCTCTGCCACATATGTATGTGGTGAAGGACCTGGTGCCT gACATGAGTAACTTCTATGCCCAGTACAAGTCAATTGAaccctacctgaagaagaagGATGAGGCCAATGAAGGGAAGGAGCAGTACCTGCAGTCTgtgcaggacagacagaaactg GATGGCCTGTATGAGTGTATCCTGTGTGCCTGCTGTAGCACCAGCTGCCCCAGCTACTGGTGGAACGGAGACAAGTACCTCGGCCCCGCCGTACTAATGCAG GCGTATCGTTGGATGATCGACTCCCGAGACGATTTCACGGAGGAGCGTCTGTCCAAGCTGCAGGACCCGTTCTCGCTCTACCGCTGCCACACTATCATGAACTGCACTAAGACCTGTCCAAAG GGTCTGAACCCAGGAAAAGCGATCGCTGAAATTAAGAAAATGATGGCCACATACAAGGAGAAGAAGGCCGCCACCGCCTGA
- the mrpl20 gene encoding large ribosomal subunit protein bL20m → MVFLTVSSWIRNRGPDRYWKVQELLKHARHFRGRKNRCYSLAVRAVRRAFVYATKSRVLKKRNMRTLWISRIAAASREHGMKYPVLVHNLAKSSVQLNRRVISEMAITEPRTFLSLAKLAQARREEGFLAALGDGKEPDGVFSRIPLSR, encoded by the exons ATGGTATTCTTGACGGTATCGTCTTGGATTAGAAACCGAGGACCTGACAGATACTGGAAAGTTCAAGAACTTCTCAAACATGCACGG CATTTCAGAGGCAGAAAGAACCGGTGCTACAGTCTGGCGGTCCGGGCGGTCAGACGAGCTTTCGTGTACGCCACCAAATCTCGGGTGCTTAAAAAACGCAACATGAGAACG CTGTGGATCTCACGCATTGCCGCAGCATCACGAGAGCATGGCATGAAGTATCCCGTCCTGGTGCACAACCTTGCCAAG AGCAGCGTGCAACTCAACAGACGCGTTATCAGCGAGATGGCGATCACAGAACCCCGCACATTCCTCTCACTTGCAAAACTGGCACAAGCGCGGAGAGAGGAAGGTTTCCTGGCAGCACTGGGTGACGGCAAAGAGCCCGACGGGGTCTTTTCTCGTATACCTCTATCACGTTAA
- the fndc10 gene encoding fibronectin type III domain-containing protein 10 isoform X2 — MKSLQSLIALSALLLFTSHQRAASGHSSPASSTPSPSSEERGRNNLGTPQNWVSESNRSISYGKQSHGRRTSAKPEETSRTSSNTRKGIVSTVIHESPGAGASPLCAYRVMEGGIGGKLCFRHTLHGYKCHKGDCRTVLTMENLVANILINGSVLLQWQQDKANTAAEDGTAVGMSSRGPGTNLTKEERLRGGAVGGHGRRRRGYELSCWWNGSYTQFECAGVLLGPGCRDFLLTELHERIPYRICLRSLARSSPPQEVDRQNCVEFTLSPSGMQDIVIAMTTVGGAICVMLVIICLLVAYITENIMSPTTQHTYSYRTRTHH; from the coding sequence atgaAAAGCCTACAGTCTCTGATCGCCTTGTCGGCGCTCCTTCTGTTCACGTCACACCAGAGAGCCGCGTCTGGTCACAGCAGCCCAGCATCATCCACGCCGTCCCCATCATCGGAGGAGAGGGGCAGGAATAACTTGGGGACGCCCCAAAACTGGGTCAGCGAGAGTAATCGCAGCATCTCTTATGGCAAACAAAGCCAcggcaggagaacatcagcaaAGCCTGAAGAAACAAGCAGGACTTCTTCAAATACCAGAAAAGGCATCGTTTCTACTGTGATTCATGAAAGCCCAGGAGCAGGGGCGTCACCACTGTGTGCCTACAGAGTGATGGAGGGGGGAATCGGGGGAAAGTTGTGTTTTCGTCACACACTGCATGGCTACAAGTGTCATAAGGGAGACTGCAGGACAGTGTTGACTATGGAAAACCTGGTGGCGAATATACTCATCAATGGCAGCGTGCTGTTACAGTGGCAGCAGGATAAAGCGAACACAGCCGCTGAAGATGGCACAGCtgtggggatgagcagcaggggACCTGGGACAAATTTAACAAAAGAGGAAAGACtaagagggggcgctgttggtGGGCATGGCCGCAGACGCCGGGGCTATGAgctgagctgctggtggaaTGGAAGTTACACTCAGTTCGAGTGTGCCGGCGTCCTTCTTGGACCAGGCTGCAGAGACTTCCTCCTGACTGAGCTGCATGAGAGGATCCCTTACCGCATCTGCCTGCGCTCCCTGGCTCGTTCCAGTCCACCTCAGGAAGTAGACCGGCAGAACTGTGTGGAGTTCACCTTGTCTCCATCTGGGATGCAGGACATTGtcattgccatgacaacagtggGGGGAGCTATTTGTGTGATGCTGGTCATCATTTGCTTGCTGGTGGCATACATCACAGAAAACATCATGAGTCCTACGACACAGCACACGTACTCCTACCGCACCCGTACGCATCACTGA
- the atad3 gene encoding ATPase family AAA domain containing 3 translates to MSWLFGLNKGQPEVPPGLPAQPEPPPPPAGGSSGGGDKPKDKWSNFDPTGLERAAQAAKELDKSRHAKEALDLARMQEQTSHLEYQSKIKEYEAAVEQLKGDQIRTQAEERRKTLNEETKQNQARAQYQDKLARQRYEDQLRQQQALNEENLRKQEESVQKQEAMRKATIEHEMELRHKNELLRIEAEAKARGRVERENADIIREQIRLKAAEHRQTVLESIKTAGAVFGEGFRAFVSDWDKVTATVAGLTLLAVGVYSARNATAVAGRYIEARLGKPSLVRETSRFTVGEAMKHPIKTAKRLKSKPQDALEGVVLSPSLEERVRDIAIATRNTRQNRGLYRNVLMYGPPGTGKTLFAKKLAVHSGMDYAIMTGGDVAPMGRDGVTAMHKVFDWASTSRHGLLLFVDEADAFLRKRSTEKISEDLRATLNAFLYRTGEQSNKFMLVLASNQPEQFDWAINDRIDEIVNFALPGPEERERLVRLYFDKYVLEPATGGRQRMKLAQFDYGKKCSEIAKRTEGMSGREISKLGVAWQAAAYSSEDGVLTEAMIDARVDDAVKQHHQKMDWLRGEEEAQSLTPPPARATTTGGKMGFNLPLSSTPQTEHMIAPALEMYAKQESRGAPETHQSAEGGIPAGQDCRDTASGEAASSDSENKEKEENSASRPPKDGTPV, encoded by the exons ATGTCGTGGCTGTTTGGTTTGAATAAGGGGCAGCCTGAAGTACCCCCTGGCCTCCCAGCTCAACCagaaccaccaccaccaccggcCGGAGGTTCCAGTGGCGGTGGAGATAAACCCAAGGACAAATGGAGCAACTTCGATCCCACCGGGCTGGAGCGGGCTGCACAGGCGGCAAAGGAACTCGACAAGTCCC GCCATGCCAAGGAGGCTCTGGATCTGGCTCGGATGCAGGAGCAGACCTCTCATTTGGAGTATCAAAGTAAAATTAAG GAATATGAAGCAGCTGTTGAGCAGCTGAAAGGGGACCAAATACGTACCCAGgctgaagagaggaggaaaacgcTGAATGAGGAGACCAAACAGAATCAAGCG AGAGCTCAGTATCAAGATAAATTGGCCAGACAGCGTTATGAAGACCAACTTCGGCAGCAG CAAGCTCTGAATGAGGAAAATCTCCGCAAACAGGAGGAGTCCGTACAGAAACAGGAGGCCATGAGAAAAG CGACGATAGAGCACGAGATGGAGCTGAGGCATAAGAACGAGCTCCTGCGTATTGAGGCAGAGGCTAAAGCACGAGGGCGCGTGGAGAGGGAGAATGCCGACATCATCCGCGAGCAGATCCGTCTGAAGGCTGCTGAACACAGACAAACTGTCCTGGAGTCCATTAA GACTGCAGGCGCTGTCTTTGGAGAAGGATTCAGGGCCTTTGTGTCagactgggacaaagtcacagcCACT GTGGCAGGTCTGACGCTTTTAGCTGTGGGCGTCTATTCAGCCCGGAACGCCACGGCGGTGGCGGGGCGTTACATCGAGGCCAGGCTCGGGAAGCCATCGTTGGTGCGGGAAACATCAAGATTCACTGTAGGGGAGGCAATGAAGCATCCCATCAAG ACCGCCAAGCGTCTGAAGAGCAAACCTCAAGATGCCCTGGAGGGAGTTGTGCTCAGC CCTTCGTTGGAGGAGCGCGTGCGTGACATTGCCATAGCAACAAGGAATACGAGGCAGAACAGAGGCCTGTACAGGAACGTCCTCATGTACGGTCCTCCAGGCACTGGCAAAACTCTGTTTGCTAAG AAGTTggcagtgcattctgggatgGATTACGCCATTATGACTGGTGGTGATGTTGCGCCGATGGGCCGTGACGGTGTGACCGCCATGCACAAAGTGTTCGACTGGGCTAGCACGAGCCGACACGG ACTTCTGCTTTTCGTTGATGAAGCTGATGCATTCCTTCGTAAGCGATCCACT GAGAAGATCAGTGAAGACCTCAGAGCCACCCTGAATGCCTTCTTGTATCGCACTGGAGAACAGAGCAACAA GTTCATGCTGGTCTTGGCCAGTAACCAGCCTGAGCAGTTTGACTGGGCCATCAATGACCGTATAGACGAGATAGTAAACTTTGCCCTGCCAGGTCCCGAGGAGAGGGAACGACTGGTGCGGTTGTACTTTGACAAATATGTGCTGGAGCCGGCCACTGGGGGGAGACA GAGGATGAAGCTGGCTCAGTTTGACTATGGTAAAAAATGCTCCGAGATAGCGAAGCGGACAGAGGGAATGTCTGGAAGAGAGATCTCCAAACTGGGGGTGGCCTGGCAG GCAGCGGCATATTCCTCTGAAGATGGCGTCCTGACGGAGGCTATGATCGATGCCCGCGTTGACGACGCCGTCAAGCAGCACCATCAGAAGATGGATTGGCTGcgcggggaggaggaggcccagTCCCTCACACCTCCCCCAGCCAGGGCCACAACCACTGGTGGGAAAATGGGCTTTAATCTGCCCCTCAGCAGCACCCCACAGACTGAACACATGATCGCTCCTGCGTTAGAGATGTACGCCAAACAAGAATCCAGAGGTGCGCCTGAAACACACCAGTCGGCAGAAGGTGGAATTCCAGCAGGACAGGACTGTAGAGACACTGCCAGCGGAGAAGCTGCTTCCTCTGACAGTGAgaacaaagagaaagaagaaaatagtGCTTCCCGTCCCCCGAAGGATGGAACTCCAGTTTGA
- the mfap2 gene encoding microfibrillar-associated protein 2, whose protein sequence is MRVLLLICMPAVLLAQAQYLEPYPYLEDFGLDYFPETTDSQFQLLQVKPGVRPEKPESELETEPTEPGPLDCREEQYPCTRLYSVHKPCKQCLNSLCFYSLRRVYVINKEVCVRTVCAHEELLRADLCRDQFSRCGVAALSGGCSSLGGSCGKSCGGC, encoded by the exons ATGAGAGTCCTCCTTCTAATCTGCATGCCAG CTGTGCTGCTCGCCCAGGCCCAGTACCTGGAACCCTACCCTTATTTGG AGGACTTTGGGCTAGATTATTTTCCTG AAACCACAGATTCTCAgtttcagctgcttcaggtCAAGCCGGGGGTTCGTCCAGAGAAGCCAG AGTCTGAACTGGAGACGGAGCCCACAGAGCCCGGCCCTCTGG ATTGCAGGGAGGAGCAGTATCCCTGCACCAGACTCTACTCTGTTCACAAGCCATGCAAACAGTGTCTGAACAGCCTCTGCTTCTACag TTTGCGACGAGTGTATGTCATCAacaaagaggtgtgtgtgaggaccgTGTGTGCACACGAAGAGCTGCTCAGAG cggACCTGTGCCGTGATCAGTTCTCTCGCTGTGGGGTGGCAGCACTGAGTGGCGGCTGCTCATCGCTGGGAGGAAGCTGTGGGAAAAGCTGTGGAGGCTGCTGA
- the fndc10 gene encoding uncharacterized protein fndc10 isoform X1 gives MTTTILCTHPRSQARYSYMNSRRQKPARGARRKEERKIRRRGRTTPFPPRQRAASGHSSPASSTPSPSSEERGRNNLGTPQNWVSESNRSISYGKQSHGRRTSAKPEETSRTSSNTRKGIVSTVIHESPGAGASPLCAYRVMEGGIGGKLCFRHTLHGYKCHKGDCRTVLTMENLVANILINGSVLLQWQQDKANTAAEDGTAVGMSSRGPGTNLTKEERLRGGAVGGHGRRRRGYELSCWWNGSYTQFECAGVLLGPGCRDFLLTELHERIPYRICLRSLARSSPPQEVDRQNCVEFTLSPSGMQDIVIAMTTVGGAICVMLVIICLLVAYITENIMSPTTQHTYSYRTRTHH, from the exons ATGACCACAACTATTTTGTGCACGCACCCACGCTCCCAAGCGCGCTACAGCTACATGAACTCTCGGCGTCAGAAGCCTGCACGCGGGGCCAGGCGGAAAGAAGAGCGCAAAATCCGGCGACGCGGCAGGACGACTCCATTCCCACCCAGACAA AGAGCCGCGTCTGGTCACAGCAGCCCAGCATCATCCACGCCGTCCCCATCATCGGAGGAGAGGGGCAGGAATAACTTGGGGACGCCCCAAAACTGGGTCAGCGAGAGTAATCGCAGCATCTCTTATGGCAAACAAAGCCAcggcaggagaacatcagcaaAGCCTGAAGAAACAAGCAGGACTTCTTCAAATACCAGAAAAGGCATCGTTTCTACTGTGATTCATGAAAGCCCAGGAGCAGGGGCGTCACCACTGTGTGCCTACAGAGTGATGGAGGGGGGAATCGGGGGAAAGTTGTGTTTTCGTCACACACTGCATGGCTACAAGTGTCATAAGGGAGACTGCAGGACAGTGTTGACTATGGAAAACCTGGTGGCGAATATACTCATCAATGGCAGCGTGCTGTTACAGTGGCAGCAGGATAAAGCGAACACAGCCGCTGAAGATGGCACAGCtgtggggatgagcagcaggggACCTGGGACAAATTTAACAAAAGAGGAAAGACtaagagggggcgctgttggtGGGCATGGCCGCAGACGCCGGGGCTATGAgctgagctgctggtggaaTGGAAGTTACACTCAGTTCGAGTGTGCCGGCGTCCTTCTTGGACCAGGCTGCAGAGACTTCCTCCTGACTGAGCTGCATGAGAGGATCCCTTACCGCATCTGCCTGCGCTCCCTGGCTCGTTCCAGTCCACCTCAGGAAGTAGACCGGCAGAACTGTGTGGAGTTCACCTTGTCTCCATCTGGGATGCAGGACATTGtcattgccatgacaacagtggGGGGAGCTATTTGTGTGATGCTGGTCATCATTTGCTTGCTGGTGGCATACATCACAGAAAACATCATGAGTCCTACGACACAGCACACGTACTCCTACCGCACCCGTACGCATCACTGA